Proteins encoded together in one Theileria parva strain Muguga chromosome 3 map unlocalized ctg_530, whole genome shotgun sequence window:
- a CDS encoding putative integral membrane protein, protein MKKWFKSKVNEIGEKAVDSMVNLIFSKNDTPMNYFNQNPLINAITKSVNSRFTVKQSNTKLVDDKLERYPAICDFDLLVTEGIFLLVSDGSMAHTKYFSNTNKATSSKSSSASSNTPFSNLDSFRESEHPDSSVMGPIRHTMIVDEKKNKIEFDSIGPVKPNFCKYRLEIGLNNRRFFSERRSMQDDFNRVIFDYCFTGKVYNINTDVLISLWCELDINKYESVEQDDIVYKKQIQPRKISSVQCPSIYAPRISSQSYESPNNVPNGLIPDESPESNLSEYQNGLYSASENSYITPRETFSNTKYTFSNTNHIFDKDNSDYNNNNHTTRDNSPTVNVKKNKKEKSKSKKDKKDVTYTSDSDKDSSDMYLELMVGKEPRDKLDKDKDKNSYSRRLGRAVLSIPLILSSFGPEGSLDIHEDLKFLIKYSKKVLSVNFDPSKQEDENVSETEFDHSDSSCHTDFNQDYHKLETENKGVVKEGNNGIGNKESRYKIRSCFWLQLFPFNENDDFKFIRPYCGYHSYGMRNPGDSIGFLLVSVQLTFEINPTLLPILNNLVPLGYEWIIPKNFEMVHFYSLTDRLYIYLYNVPIWITRLLLGGTQIVFNPNFVSDCIRKKFKDKLTDLCTIKDNCNDEGNNNKNSNDNANSLKDTDSKENLESKKGDDPTTFFTYKVIQLDGIDLLFIIPFWFLIYELIAVASLWKMPLILYLLIVLVMIYYKVVMDRFTAFGDRLSVLKNLQRSGILGDFVGVGRTKYKSCTLFTSDDSKLYNVEDLLSSSIASTPVTTPNTPNLSSNLAKTSPIKDKIKEQSKEINQENEQKSEKDQKSGRGCENSAKHGKDGKEKYNYSTNSSRYYPMKDDKFNNSLFENHLYKRFNLINRSGVTATDSLVVTPFGKYKLNFLGLGEEYPIFFDDFADFDLKELVKDVLLSLKYIQRLLGYICITLEKIRFSLDTGFYQTTVLTLFMLSVTLLPLTLFLKLLSRFSLRTFRFILFLSFFYLCMKRHFKLMLSDLFYLSRKVRNFTTGSSDGTSRDNNTNMNLLGSLFDCPLRAGKGILWFISEFYKNWLKGLPDHREIDHRKICALQALPSLCHLLPKEHEIDWRYYRRQFENHYKVFGNNSENLGIDLKTYARCKSLVERTILEEYLSNNLPVDLSGD, encoded by the exons atGAAGAAGTGGTTTAAGAGCAAGGTAAACGAAATCGGCGAAAAAGCCGTGGATTCTATGGTTAATTTAATCTTTTCAAAAAATGACACACCGatgaattattttaaccaG AATCCCCTAATTAACGCGATAACGAAGAGCGTAAACTCTCGATTTACTGTAAAGCAGTCAAACACCAAACTGGTGGATGATAAGTTGGAAAGGTATCCCGCTATTTGCGATTTTGATCTTCTGGTGACTGAAGGTATATTCTTGCTCGTTTCAGACGGAAGTATGGCACACactaaatatttttcaaatacAAACAAGGCAACATCTTCTAAAAGTAGTTCAGCTTCATCTAATACACCATTCTCAAATCTGGATAGTTTTCGTGAATCAGAACATCCAGATAGCTCTGTAATGGGTCCAATAAGGCACACAATGATAGTTGATGagaaaaagaataaaattgaGTTTGATTCTATAGGACCAGTAAAACCgaatttttgtaaatataGATTAGAAATTGGGCTTAATAATAGACGTTTTTTCAGTGAAAGAAGAAGTATGCAGGACGATTTCAACAGAGTCATCTTTGATTATTGTTTTACAG gtaaagtgtataatataaatactGATGTTTTAATTTCCCTTTGGTGTGAGCTTGACATCAACAAGTATGAATCAGTTGAACAAGACGATAttgtttataaaaaacaaattcaACCAAGAAAAATATCCTCAGTCCAGTGTCCGTCAATTTACGCGCCTAGAATATCTTCTCAATCATATGAATCACCAAATAACGTACCTAATGGATTAATCCCAGATGAGTCACCTGAATCCAATTTATCCGAATACCAAAATGGATTGTACTCTGCCTCTGAAAACTCGTACATTACCCCTCGGGAAACCTTTTCCAACACTAAGTATACTTTTTCAAATACTAACCATATTTTTGATAAAGATAACAGTgactataataataataaccACACTACCCGTGATAATAGTCCAACAGTAAAcgttaaaaaaaataaaaaggaAAAATCTAAGAGTAAGAAGGATAAAAAGGACGTGACGTACACTTCAGATTCAGATAAAGATTCCTCAGACATGTATTTAGAGTTAATGGTAGGGAAGGAACCTAGAGATAAGTTAGACAAGGACAAGGATAAGAATAGTTATAGTAGAAGACTAGGAAGAGCAGTGTTGTCAATACCACTTATACTCTCTTCTTTTGGCCCTGAAGGATCACTGGACATTCATGAAGACTTGAAGTtcttaattaaatattccAAAAAGGTCCTCTCTGTAAATTTTGATCCTTCAAAACAAGAGGATGAAAATGTGAGTGAAACTGAATTTGATCATTCCGATTCATCTTGTCACACTGATTTTAATCAAGATTACCATAAACTAGAAACCGAAAATAAAGGGGTGGTCAAAGAAGGGAATAATGGTATTGGTAATAAAGAAAGTAGATATAAAATAAGAAGTTGTTTTTGGTTACAGCTGTTTCCATTCAACGAGAATGAcgattttaaatttataagaCCGTATTGCGGATACCATTCATATGGAATGAGGAACCCTGGAGACTCTATAGGCTTTCTTTTGGTTTCAGTACAGCTGACTTTTGAAATTAATCCCACATTGTTACCGATTTTAAACAATCTAGTTCCGCTTGGTTACGAGTGGATTATccctaaaaattttgaaatgGTCCACTTCTACTCTCTGACAGATAGGCTTTATATATACTTGTATAATGTTCCGATTTGGATCACAAGGCTACTTTTGGGCGGAACTCAAATTGTTTTCAACCCTAACTTTGTTAGCGATTGTATACGTAAGAAATTTAAAGATAAATTGACGGATTTATGTACTATAAAGGACAACTGTAATGATGAaggtaataataataagaatAGTAATGATAATGCTAATAGTTTAAAGGATACTGATAGTAAAGAAAACCTAGAGAGTAAGAAGGGAGATGATCCCACCACCTTCTTCACCTACAAAGTCATTCAACTTGATGGGATTGACCTTTTGTTCATAATACCGTTTTGGTTTCTGATTTATGAGCTGATTGCAGTTGCAAGTCTGTGGAAAATGCCACTAATTCTATATCTCTTAATTGTCCTTGTTATGATATACTACAAGGTGGTCATGGATCGTTTTACAGCCTTTGGAGACCGGCTTagtgttttaaaaaatttacaacGAAGTGGTATTTTAGGTGATTTTGTAGGAGTGGGTAGAACCAAGTACAAGAGTTGTACACTTTTCACAAGTGATGattctaaattatataatgtaGAGGATTTGTTGAGCAGTTCAATTGCTTCTACTCCTGTCACCACTCCCAATACGCCTAATCTCAGTTCTAACCTAGCAAAAACTTCCCCAATCAAGGATAAAATCAAGGAACAAAGTAAGGAAATTAATCAGGAGAATGAACAAAAGAGTGAAAAGGATCAGAAATCAGGTAGAGGTTGTGAAAACAGTGCAAAACACGGTAAAGATGGTAAAGAAAAGTATAACTATTCAACGAATAGCAGTAGATATTACCCAATGAAAGATGACAAGTTCAATAACTCATTGTTTGAGAATCATCTGTACAAAAGGTTTAATCTGATAAATAGATCAGGAGTAACTGCAACAGACTCTCTAGTGGTCACACCCTTTGGAAAATACAAGTTAAATTTCCTGGGACTGGGAGAAGAATACCCAATTTTTTTTGATGATTTTGCAGATTTTGATCTGAAAGAGCTGGTAAAGGACGTTCTGTTATCCCTAAAGTACATTCAAAGACTTCTTGGTTACATTTGCATTACTTTAGAGAAGATTAGATTCTCTCTAGACACAGGTTTTTATCAGACGACTGTTCTAACGTTATTCATGCTTTCTGTAACTCTTCTTCCACTTACTCTGTTTTTAAAGTTGCTTTCAAGGTTTTCTTTACGCACCTTTAGATTCATACTGTTTTTGTCATTTTTTTATCTGTGTATGAAAAGGCATTTTAAACTCATGTTATCTGATCTTTTTTACCTTTCAAGGAAGGTAAGAAACTTCACAACTGGTAGTTCTGATGGTACCAGTAgagataataatactaatatgAATCTCTTAGGTAGCCTATTTGATTGTCCTCTTAGAGCGGGTAAGGGTATCCTTTGGTTTATTAGTGAATTTTATAAGAATTGGTTGAAAGGTCTTCCTGATCACAGAGAAATAGACCATAGAAAGATTTGTGCCTTACAGGCTCTTCCTTCACTGTGCCACTTGTTGCCAAAGGAACACGAAATTGACTGGAGGTATTACAGGCGTCAGTTCGAAAATCACTACAAAGTGTTTGGGAACAACTCGGAAAACTTAGgaattgatttaaaaacttATGCAAGGTGTAAATCACTCGTTGAAAGGACTATTTTAGAAGAGTATCTTTCCAATAATTTACCAGTTGATTTATCTGGTGATTGA